CCATTACGATGGCCCAGCGCCGGACGATCCTGAAGCGTTACGAAGCGCAGAACAGACGGGTGAAAGAACGCTACCTCCCCCGAAACAGCGAGATCGGCGCAGAGCTTTTTACCCAACCCACCGAGGAGGACTACCGCTATGTCCCGCAGGACGAACTCGACCGGAGGAAGCTGGAATTCCTTACGACGCTGGTTTACCGACTCCACCGCAGAAACAGCGAACAGGGAAACGAAAAGGGGAGCGGGTAACGCGAAACCGCTCGACTCCTTTGAGCTGGACGGCGTAAGGTTTATCCTCGACCTCCGGGACGGAAAGGATCGGGGCACGTCGCGGGATAACGAGTTCGTGCTGGTCAAACCGCGCAGCTTTGTAGACTTCTACCGGGGACTGCAAAACAAGGAACCGAAGAACATTCTGGAGGTCGGGATGTTCGAGGGCGGTTCGCTCGTCCTCTTCGACAAACTGTTCTCGCCCGAGAAGCTCGTCGGGCTGGACATCCGCAGGGAGCCGATAGAACCGCTCGAAAACTACCGGAGGGACAGGCCGCACATAAAGACGTTCTACGGCCTCTCACAGAACGACCCGGAGCTTCGGAAAACTCTCGGCGAAGAGTTCCCGGAAGGCATAGACCTCGTCGTGGACGACGCCTCGCACCATTACGAGATGTCGCGGGCGACGTTTCATTCGTGCTTTCCGCTCGTAAACCCCGGCGGGCTGTACGTTATAGAAGACTGGTCATGGTCGCACCAGCCCGGCGCGCAGACCGACGCTCATCCCTGGTTCAAGAGGCCGGCCCTTACGAACCTGATCCTGGACCTTCTCATCAACGTGCCGAACAGCCCACACCTGGAAAAAGTAACCCTCCATCAAGACATCGTCGTGGTGGAGAAATCCCTCACGCCGCCCGAGACGGACATAGATCTGGACGAAGGTCACGACCGCCTCAGAGGCCACACGCTGGGGAGTCTTTGATCCATGAGCCGCAGAGCGGTCGTCCACATCGGAATAGACAAGACCGGCTCGAAGACAGTGCAGAACACTTTCTACGGGGCAAGAGAACCACTCCTCTCAGAAGAGCGAATCCTCTATCCTTCCGTCTCGGTCAACCTGAGCGTCCCCCTCGCGGTGGCCTTTCAGGACGTCTCCCCGACAACGCTCAGGCCGATCAAATCCCCCCTCGTTGACGAATCTTCACTTGAACGCACGCGCCGGAACTTCCGGGCCGCCCTCGAAGCCGAACTCGACCGGGACAACTGGGAGACGCTTGTTCTCTCCGCCGAGAGCCTGTGCGACTTCGCGCCGCGGGAGGTGTCGCGCTTTATGGAGTGGCTCGGCGGCTACACGAGCGACGTTCGGATAATCGCCTACGTGCGCCATCCTGTTGAGTGGACCCGCAGCTCGCTGCAGCAGCACGTAAAGGGCGGTCGGTCGCTCGAAGACCTCTACGAAAACCCACCCCTCCCGAACTGGCGCAGGCGGTTCACGCCCTGGCTAGAGGCGTTCGGGCGTGAGCGGTTCACGCTCGTCTCCTTTGACGATGCGATACGGGGCGACGGACTAGCCGCCTCGTTCTGCGACGCGGCGGGGCTGCCCCGCGAGAAGATACTGCCCTTTGTCCCGGCGGCTCCGGTCAATGAGTCAATGTCTCACGAGGCGGTTCTGCTCCTCGACAGCCTCAACCGTCAGCGACCGCTCATGGTGGACGGCGCCCCCTCCCCCAAACGCCGCTGGAAAGGCACGGGGACGATAAAGAAGATCCCGGGCCGGAAGTTTCGCCTCTCGGCCGAACAGGAAACCCTCGCCGGGGAGAACGTTCGCCCCGACCTCGACTGGCTCAACGAGACATTCGGCACGAACCTGTTCCCGGATATCTTCGATAAGGCGGCGAAGAACGAAGAAGCTGCACCGCAGGAGATCCCCCAGGAGACGATAGACGCGCTCGCCCGGCTTATCTCCGACTACGGCAACAGGATCAAGAGCCTTAAAGAAGCCCGCAGCGAGCCTCTCAAGGCTCCGAACGTCATCTCGAAGATGCTCGGTCGGCTGCGCTTGCGACGGTAGTCTCGACCGCTTCGCGAAACCCGGTCTTCGGTGTCCAGCCGAGAACTCTCCCGGCGAGCGAGACATCCAGTTGGCTTACCCCCACGTCGGTGTCTCTGGCCGGGAGGTACTCCCGTCTGAAACGGTACCGCGCCGTCGCCTCGACGGCTTCTATCACCTCGTTTACGGTGCGGGTTTCACCGCTGCCGATGTTCAGAACTTCCTGCGGGCTTCCCTTGAAGTTCAGCGCAGAGCCTATCGCCTCCACCACGTCGTCTATAAAGACGTAGTCACGCCTCGCCGCCCCGTCCCCGAGTATCCGCACCTCGCGGTCCTCCCGCCAGCGGTCCAGCAGCATCGGGAAAAGGCCCTGCCCCCGACGAAACTCCTGCCCCGGCCCGAAGAGGTTCGAGACCCGCAGGACAAAGTACTCCAGGCCGTTGACGTAACCGTGCATCCGGATGTACTTCTCGAGGATCAGCTTAGTCAGCCCGTGCGAGTTTATGGGGTTCGTAGGACAGGTTTCGGGCGTCGGTACGGGGGCTTCCGGACCGTAGACCGTCCCGCCGGAGGAGAGAAAAACGTAGCGCTCGACCCCGGCCTCGACGC
This sequence is a window from Rubrobacter indicoceani. Protein-coding genes within it:
- a CDS encoding class I SAM-dependent methyltransferase; the encoded protein is MLVKPRSFVDFYRGLQNKEPKNILEVGMFEGGSLVLFDKLFSPEKLVGLDIRREPIEPLENYRRDRPHIKTFYGLSQNDPELRKTLGEEFPEGIDLVVDDASHHYEMSRATFHSCFPLVNPGGLYVIEDWSWSHQPGAQTDAHPWFKRPALTNLILDLLINVPNSPHLEKVTLHQDIVVVEKSLTPPETDIDLDEGHDRLRGHTLGSL
- a CDS encoding NAD-dependent epimerase/dehydratase family protein, with amino-acid sequence MQAIHRGWVWMIGVYGANGFVGRHVVRWLVEHQMPVRAVSRRLDGGFVREMGEAAEFVTADLGDPSAMAASLAGVRTVVQLISTSSPGSGNARAAADIEDNVVPHVSFLGACVEAGVERYVFLSSGGTVYGPEAPVPTPETCPTNPINSHGLTKLILEKYIRMHGYVNGLEYFVLRVSNLFGPGQEFRRGQGLFPMLLDRWREDREVRILGDGAARRDYVFIDDVVEAIGSALNFKGSPQEVLNIGSGETRTVNEVIEAVEATARYRFRREYLPARDTDVGVSQLDVSLAGRVLGWTPKTGFREAVETTVASAADRASSR